The Planctellipticum variicoloris DNA window GCGTCACGTTCGAGTCGGTAGGGCCGGTCGCTTTACGGATTCCAGCCGAATATGGGCGACCGGAGACGACTGCCCTGAACCTGACATGGTCGGAAGGCCAACAGGTTCTGGAGCTGGAGTTGCCCGCTGCCCCCTGACGTTTTGATGGAAATCGTGTTTCGAGAATGGAACGAGGGTGATCATGGTTCTGGCGAGACTGGTTGGTGTGATTTTGATGAGCGGCGCCGCGGCTTCAGCGGCGGACGCGCCCGGTGAGCCGTCCTGGGCCGGTTTTCGCGGGGCAGGTGACAGTCACGTGCTGGTCCGGCAGGTTCCGGTGACCTGGGAGCTCCGCGGCGGTCGCCGGAACGGCAACTGGACGATCCGCTTGCCGGGATACGGTCAGTCGAGTCCGGTCGTGTGGGGCGGACAAGTCTTCGTGACCGCCGTTTCCGGTCCGGAGAAAGAACATCTGCACGTGCTGGCGGTCGATGCTCGGACGGGAAGCACTCGCTGGCAGAAGGATTTCGCGGGGACTCAGCGTGTTCCCGACGGAGACGCCGTCAGCCGCGGCGCTCCGACGCCAGTGCTGGATGCGGAACACTGCTATGCCATGTTCGAAAGCGGCGATCTCATCGCTCTGACCCATGCCGGAGACGTCGTCTGGCAGCGATCGATCGTCCGCGACTACGGGGAGTTTCAAGGACCTCATGGCTACGGAAGCTCGCCGATCCTCGCCGACGGCAAGCTGATTGTGCAGGTCTGTCACGGCGGCCCCTCCTATCTGCTGGCGCTCGACCGGGCCAGCGGACAGACGCTGTGGAAAGTGGATCATCCTTCGGAAACAGGCTGGAGCACTCCAGCCATGTTCCGCCAGGGGGAAACCGTTGGCGTGGTCGTCAGTTCGTCGGGGAGCGTGAGAGCCTACGATGTTCGAGACGGGCGCGAACTGTGGTTCGTCACCGGGATCAAAGGCAACTCAACGGCTTCTCCCACCGTGGCAGGCGAGATCGTCGTCGTCGGCGGAAGCAGCGAACGGATGGGACCGCCCCCTCCTCCCGGCGTGACTGCGGGAAGCCTGGCAATCCGGCTGGGGGGCGTCGGCGATGTTTCAGAATCTCATGTCCTCTGGAAATCGGCGAAAGTCTCCGCGGGCTACGCCTCGCCACTGGTTCACGATGGGCTGGCATATTTCGTGAACCGGGTCGGGGGCGTCCAGTGCGTGGACATTGTCACGGGAGACATCAAAGGCCAGACTCGCTTGCCAGGATCGGCATGGGCCTCGCCGCTCTGGCACGATGGCAGGGCCTTCTTCTTCTGCAAAGACGGGGCTGTCGTCGCCCTCAACGCCGGTACGGAGCTCACAGAAATCGGCGAGAGCTCGCTGTCGGCGACGGATGTTGTCTACGGAGTCGCCGCCGTCGAAGGGGCGTGGATTGTCCGGACCGGGCGGGGGCTGCTGCGAGTCGGAGGGGCGGCTGCCGACAGCCCCGCGGCCGCTGGAGAGTGAATTCGCCTGACGATTTTGCCGCAGAGACGATTTTTGAGTGGCAGTACTGCGAGACGATGACTCGAGCGATCGGTTGCCGTTTTGCGAACTGTTCGTCCGCGTCACAGGTTTGACTTGATTCAGGTCTGGCGGCCTGTTGCGGTCATTGGCGGCGAACTTTCCAGGTGCATTTCCTTCGTTGAAACGCCAGAATTGGCTGCAACGCGCGCGACGCCAAAGGACTGCCATCTCAGTCGCCCAGACCCGGCGCTGTAGGAGGAACGATGCTCCCGAGCTCCCGTCCCGCAAACGATGACCCAAAACGGCTTCTGGCAGAACACGCCGCCCTGACCCGCCGGCACCTGCTGCAGCTCGGACTGGCCGGAGCGACCCTCGCGGCGACGAACGCTCGATGCGGGGCCGCGGAACCCGCCTCTCACGCCCGCGCAGAGGCCGTGGCGAAGCTGGAGCCGTTCTTCACGCCCCCGGCGGAGTTTCGCGATGTCTCCCGCGGCAAGCCGCTGCCGCATTCCCTCCCCGACGAGAAGAAGCGGGAAGTCGGACTCACGCGCGAGACCTGGCAACTCGAAGTCCTCTCCGATCCCGAGCACCCGGCCCGGCTGGGGCGCGAACTCAAGAAGTCCGACGGGACCGCCCTCGACTTCGCAGCCCTGCTGAAGCTCGGCGAGCAGCACGCCGTCCGGTTTGCGAAGGTGATGACCTGCCTGAATATCGGCTGTCCGCTGGGGATGGGGATCTGGGAAGGGGTGCCGCTGCGAGAAGTTTTCTGGCTGACGAAACCGCGGGAGGATATCCGCCGGGTCTTTTACTACGGCTACCACAACGACGAGCCCTCTCAGATGTTCCGCAGTTCGCTGCCGCTCGGCCGCGTGCTGGAGGACCCGTTCGACCTGCCGCCGGTGATTCTCTGCTACAAGCTCAACGGCGAATGGCTCGACAGCCAGCGGGGCGGGCCGGTGCGAGTCGTGGTTCCGGAGGCCTACGGCTTCAAGTCGATCAAGTGGCTGTCGCACGTCGTGCTGAGCAATCTGCACCATGCCAACGACACGTACGCCTCGGGCAACAACGATCTCGACAGTCCGCTCAAGTCTTTCGCGGCGACGCTCCAGGTTCCGAAGTCGATCCAGGCCGGCGAGCCGCTCGTGGTGACCGGTTATGCGCAGGTGGGGATTTCGGGCCTGTCGAAGGTGCAGGTCAGCCTGACGCCGGCCGCGACGACCTGGGAGGGGGACCCGTACTTCACCAAGGCCGCCTGGGTCGATGCTGAAATCCTGGGACCGCCGGCCCAATGGGGTGGAGATCTCCCCGACGGCAAGATTCCCGGGGAGACCCTTGGTTTCGACGCCGCGGGTCAGCCGAAGACGTGGCCGATGCGTCTGGGGAAGGCGCATTGGGTGGCCGTCCTGCCGGGAGTCCCTGCCGGGGAATACGAGTTCCGCTGCCGGACGATTGACGAGAAGGGGGCGGCTCAGCCACTGCCGCGACCGTTTCGGAAGTCGGGGCATGCGGCGATTGAGGCGGTGACGATCGCGGTGAAGTGATTACTTCTGGATAGAGAAGAAGCCTCCGCCGAAGCCTCCCGCTGCCGGGGCCGGCAAAGCGTCGAGATAGCGCTCGGCTTCGCCCCGCTGAATCTTGTCGAGCAGCTTCGCGATTTCGTCGTGGACTTCGCGCGATTGGCGGATAACGAGGACTGTGTTCTTGACCAGCAACGCTCGCCCGGCGTCGGGCGCGGCGGCCGGCGCATCCATGACGACCTCGAATCCGTCGGCATTGAGCAGGCTGGATTGGGACGGCAGCGAATGCAGAATCGCCCCCTCGGCCTTCGGGTGTTCGGCCGAGGTCCACGAGTCTGGCTGGATCATTGTCGGGAGCAGCGGCGTCATGGCCGTCGCGATCTCGGTCGGCAGGCGATAGTACCGCGTCACGATCTCCTTCGGATCGACCCCTCCCCGCTGGCGTGGCTTGGACGCTCGCAGCGCCAGTCGATAGTTCTCCAGGAGTTGCAGGACTTCGTCGAGTCCCCATTCGGTCTGGCGAACGACCATCACGCCCGGGCGGGCGAACGTGATCACGCCCCCGGTCCCGGACTCTGGTTGCCAGGGACCGCGCGTCTGCCCGATCAGCGCCGAGCGCAAGGCCGCCGTCTCCCCCGCGTCACGGCACAAGTCGCGCACGTCGTAGACGGCCGACTTGAGAAAACCTTCCGCGTCTTTCTGGGAGGTAATCCACAACACCCCGTCGCGCATGACCCAGGTCAGGTCAATGTCCGACAGCACCGCCTGCAGGGCCGTACTGAGCGACTGGTCCGTCAGCTCCAGCGTGATGGGCGTCCGATCGCGGACGCCGGCCACGCGCAGCGCTTCGGGATCGAGACGCAAGTCGGCCGCGGTCAGCCGCGCCAGCTCCTTGATCACGGCGTCGAGGGGAGTCTCCTGAAAGCTAAACGCGACGTTCTGCTCGAGTTTGCCGCGCAAGACCGCGTGCTGTGGCGTATCCAGCGAGAACGTGCGACGTCCATGCTTACGCAGCGCCGCCAGCAACCCCGCGACTTCGCGGTGCTGCCCCTCCGTCTGGCGGACGAAGGCCACGTCCCCCAGCAGGACAATCCCTCCGCCGTCGTTGTTGCCCGTCTTCCAGGGGCCGGCAGTCCCGGATTGAATCGTTTGGCTCAGATCATT harbors:
- a CDS encoding molybdopterin-dependent oxidoreductase, whose product is MLPSSRPANDDPKRLLAEHAALTRRHLLQLGLAGATLAATNARCGAAEPASHARAEAVAKLEPFFTPPAEFRDVSRGKPLPHSLPDEKKREVGLTRETWQLEVLSDPEHPARLGRELKKSDGTALDFAALLKLGEQHAVRFAKVMTCLNIGCPLGMGIWEGVPLREVFWLTKPREDIRRVFYYGYHNDEPSQMFRSSLPLGRVLEDPFDLPPVILCYKLNGEWLDSQRGGPVRVVVPEAYGFKSIKWLSHVVLSNLHHANDTYASGNNDLDSPLKSFAATLQVPKSIQAGEPLVVTGYAQVGISGLSKVQVSLTPAATTWEGDPYFTKAAWVDAEILGPPAQWGGDLPDGKIPGETLGFDAAGQPKTWPMRLGKAHWVAVLPGVPAGEYEFRCRTIDEKGAAQPLPRPFRKSGHAAIEAVTIAVK
- a CDS encoding PQQ-binding-like beta-propeller repeat protein; its protein translation is MVLARLVGVILMSGAAASAADAPGEPSWAGFRGAGDSHVLVRQVPVTWELRGGRRNGNWTIRLPGYGQSSPVVWGGQVFVTAVSGPEKEHLHVLAVDARTGSTRWQKDFAGTQRVPDGDAVSRGAPTPVLDAEHCYAMFESGDLIALTHAGDVVWQRSIVRDYGEFQGPHGYGSSPILADGKLIVQVCHGGPSYLLALDRASGQTLWKVDHPSETGWSTPAMFRQGETVGVVVSSSGSVRAYDVRDGRELWFVTGIKGNSTASPTVAGEIVVVGGSSERMGPPPPPGVTAGSLAIRLGGVGDVSESHVLWKSAKVSAGYASPLVHDGLAYFVNRVGGVQCVDIVTGDIKGQTRLPGSAWASPLWHDGRAFFFCKDGAVVALNAGTELTEIGESSLSATDVVYGVAAVEGAWIVRTGRGLLRVGGAAADSPAAAGE